One Glycine max cultivar Williams 82 chromosome 6, Glycine_max_v4.0, whole genome shotgun sequence DNA segment encodes these proteins:
- the LOC100780669 gene encoding transcription factor GTE4, with product MASEPMVGGDDEAREKQRFGERKVYTRRKVKKDPKAVASAIENNGTATSTVTNDNSVSNSTVQKSNTGEAKSKSDNVSVQPPARQQAVLEDGDSAQPKVGSGLEDGNSGQPQLEDQNMVQTEVGSGLEDGNKAQPRGEDQNMAQTQEGSRLEDENTAQPPGEDHNLAQTQVNSRLEDGDMAQPQLDDQNMVQPQSEDQNMAQSQSEDHIMAQPQSEDQNMAQPQSEDPNMVHPQSEDQNMAQPLMEDENTALPQLEDENTAQPQLEDENTAQLQGSSKLEDENTAQPQVTSRSEEGNTAQPQMSSRSEEGNTAQPQMSSRSEEGNTAQPQMSSRSEEGNTAQPQVSSRSEDGNTAQRQVSSRSDDGNTVQLQVSSRTEDGNTAQPQVSSKLEGRKSPQPEVNSRLEDGNSPRPQVNSSLDGNTVQPSAVLVSDDSRSRQPDEPSSLNVQQQDDGPSSPNRQQEAVPSSRDLILGNGVAEPWRRDRIKINLASKSKQQMRELRWKLESELGVVRSLVNRIEVKQRQVGGFGNSDVLIDSGINNVGGAKRAHSEVASACVPREPASTRPLHQLSLSMLENGQGICETVEKEKRTPKANQFYRNSEFLLAKDKFPSAESNKKSKLNWKKQGGGEMGHGFGMGSKFFKSCSSLLEKLMRHKHGWVFNSPVDVETLGLHDYFTIITHPMDLGTVKTRLNKNWYKSPKEFAEDVRLTFRNAMTYNPQGQDVHIMAELLSKIFEDRWAIIESDYNREMRYGFDYRAAPPAPSPLSRRVSAFTPPPLDMRRILDRSDSMTQTPRLMSITPSSRTPAPKKPKAKDPHKRDMTFEEKQKLSTNLQSLPSEKLDAIVQIIKKRNSALNQHDDEIEVDIDSVDAETLWELDRFVTNYKKSLSKNKRKAELARARAEALQQNAIQKSQAPAMAEIPKETQTDERSLPQPLPVQGRNQADNGSRSSSSSSSSSDSGSSSSDSDSDSSSASGSDAGSQGT from the exons ATGGCTTCGGAGCCTATGGTTGGAGGAGATGATGAAGCCAGAGAGAAACAGAGATTCGGGGAGAGAAAGGTTTACACGAGGAGGAAAGTAAAGAAAGACCCTAAAGCCGTTGCTTCCGCCATTGAAAATAACGGCACCGCCACTTCCACCGTTACCAATGACAATAGTGTCAGTAACAGCACCGTTCAGAAGAGCAACACTGGTGAGGCCAAGAGCAAAAGTGATAATGTTTCGGTTCAGCCTCCGGCACGGCAACAAGCTGTGCTGGAGGATGGGGATTCGGCTCAGCCAAAAGTGGGTTCGGGATTAGAGGATGGGAATTCGGGGCAGCCACAACTGGAGGATCAAAATATGGTTCAAACTGAAGTGGGTTCAGGATTGGAGGATGGGAATAAGGCTCAGCCGCGAGGGGAGGATCAGAATATGGCACAGACGCAAGAGGGATCGAGATTGGAGGATGAGAATACAGCTCAGCCGCCAGGGGAGGATCATAATTTGGCACAGACGCAAGTGAATTCAAGATTGGAGGATGGGGATATGGCTCAACCGCAATTGGATGATCAGAATATGGTTCAACCTCAATCAGAGGATCAGAATATGGCTCAATCTCAATCAGAAGATCATATTATGGCTCAACCTCAATCAGAAGATCAGAATATGGCTCAACCTCAATCAGAGGATCCAAATATGGTTCATCCTCAATCGGAGGATCAGAATATGGCTCAACCTCTAATGGAGGATGAGAATACAGCTCTGCCACAATTGGAAGATGAGAATACAGCTCAGCCACAATTGGAAGATGAGAATACGGCTCAGCTGCAAGGAAGTTCAAAATTGGAAGATGAGAATACAGCTCAGCCGCAAGTGACTTCCAGATCAGAGGAAGGGAATACGGCACAGCCTCAAATGAGTTCAAGATCAGAGGAAGGGAATACGGCACAGCCTCAAATGAGTTCAAGATCAGAGGAAGGGAATACGGCACAACCTCAAATGAGTTCAAGATCAGAGGAAGGGAATACGGCACAGCCGCAAGTGAGTTCAAGATCAGAGGATGGGAATACGGCTCAGCGGCAAGTGAGTTCAAGATCAGATGATGGGAATACGGTTCAGCTGCAAGTGAGTTCAAGAACAGAGGATGGGAATACAGCTCAGCCACAAGTGAGTTCAAAATTGGAGGGTAGAAAGTCCCCTCAGCCGGAAGTGAATTCGAGATTGGAGGATGGGAATTCTCCTCGGCCACAAGTGAATTCAAGTTTGGATGGGAATACAGTTCAGCCATCGGCAGTGCTGGTTTCTGATGACTCGCGCAGCCGGCAGCCTGATGAACCTTCTAGCCTCAATGTTCAGCAGCAGGATGATGGACCTTCAAGCCCCAACCGTCAGCAGGAGGCAGTTCCTAGCTCCCGAGACCTTATTTTGGGAAATGGGGTTGCGGAACCATGGCGGAGGGACCGAATCAAGATAAACCTGGCATCAAAATCAAAGCAGCAGATGCGGGAGCTTCGGTGGAAGCTTGAAAGTGAGCTTGGTGTTGTGAGAAGTTTGGTTAATAGGATTGAAGTGAAGCAGAGGCAAGTTGGTGGCTTTGGCAACTCAGATGTGCTTATTGACAGTGGGATTAATAATGTTGGTGGAGCCAAGCGTGCTCATTCAGAAGTGGCATCTGCTTGTGTTCCACGGGAACCTGCCAGTACCAGGCCTTTGCACCAGTTAAGTTTGTCAATGTTGGAGAATGGTCAAGGGATCTGTGAAACTGttgagaaggagaagagaaCACCTAAAGCAAACCAATTTTATCGTAACTCAGAGTTCTTGCTTGCGAAGGACAAATTTCCGTCAGCAGAGAGTAACAAGAAGTCGAAATTAAATTGGAAGAAGCAAGGTGGGGGAGAAATGGGACATGGTTTTGGGATGGGATCTAAATTTTTCAAAAGCTGTAGTTCACTGCTTGAAAAATTGATGAGACACAAGCATGGTTGGGTGTTTAATTCTCCTGTTGATGTTGAGACTCTTGGTTTGCATGATTATTTTACTATCATCACTCATCCAATGGACTTGGGAACTGTGAAGACAAGGCTGAACAAGAATTGGTACAAATCACCAAAGGAGTTTGCGGAGGATGTGAGACTCACTTTTCGTAATGCCATGACATATAATCCACAGGGACAAGATGTTCATATTATGGCAGAGCTTTTATCAAAGATATTCGAGGACAGATGGGCTATAATCGAGTCAGATTACAATCGGGAGATGAGATATGGCTTTGATTATAGGGCAGCTCCCCCTGCACCCTCACCTTTGTCTAGAAGGGTTTCTGCATTTACACCACCACCTCTTGATATGAGAAGGATTTTGGATAGATCAGATTCAATGACACAGACTCCAAGACTCATGAGCATCACTCCATCCAGTAGAACTCCAGCTCCAAAAAAGCCAAAGGCAAAAGATCCTCATAAAAGAGACATGACATttgaggaaaaacaaaaactaagcaCTAACCTTCAAAGTTTGCCTTCAGAGAAGCTTGATGCTATTGTACAAATCATTAAGAAGAGAAATTCAGCACTTAATCAACATGACGATGAAATTGAAGTGGACATTGATAGTGTGGATGCTGAGACTCTCTGGGAGCTTGATAGATTTGTTACCAACTATAAGAAAAGTTTGAGCAAAAACAAAAGGAAGGCTGAACTTGCTCGAGCTAGAGCAGAAGCTTTGCAGCAGAATGCCATCCAGAAG AGTCAGGCACCAGCTATGgcagagattccaaaagaaacacaaacag ATGAAAGGAGTCTTCCCCAACCCTTGCCTGTGCAAGGGAGAAATCAAGCGGATAATGGGAGTAGGTCAAGCAGTTCCAGTAGCTCCAGCAGTGATTCTGGTTCTTCTTCAAGTG ATTCTGATAGTGACAGTTCCTCAGCATCTGGATCTGATGCAGGGTCGCAAGGGACCTGA